TTATGTCCCCTCTCTTTCTGAGACCTATGATACAGCAGCCTGTTCTTCACCTTAACCTAGCAACTTACTCGGTGGTCCATTTTTCCGGGTCCACTATAATTTTGTACTTCTATCAGTATTCATCCGTATGGTCCTCAAGTGTGATCTTGCCCAATGCCGCTTTGAAGAGCGTCGCCAGGAACTCCCGATCTTCCGGGGCCAGCCTGGTGGCGTTCTTTGCTACGTGGCGAAACCTCAGCACGATATCTGGGTCCTCTGCCGCTAGCATCTTGAGCAGGGTTTCTAGGTCCTCTTCACTCTGCCCCTTTTTCGGCTTCGATCCCATCCCCTGGATGTCGCCGTCCTTCTCCGCAAGGTATTTCCCATAGGCTTTTATGAGTTTGTTCTTTAAGGCGTCGTCTGCCTTTTCTTCGTGAATTTCCATCATCTCCAGGTCCTCCGCTGGTAGATGTATGAGGGCAGCCGCCTCCTCTATGGATAGGCCAGTTTGCTCTCTCATGGCTTGCAGGATCCCTATGGAGGCGCTTTTCTGCGTTGAAGATGGATCGTCGGTCTCTCCCATAAGGAATGCCGCAGATACTCCCAAAGCTTTGGCAAGAGACATCAAGTTTTGTCCTACTGGGGAATATCGATCTTTCTCCCAGTCTAGAACCGTAGTTTTTGTCACTCCCACTGTCTCTGCTAGTGTCTGCTGTGTCCACCCCTTTGATTTGCGTAGTCTTTTTATTTCATCTCCTCGAATCATTGTAATCCCCTCTCCACCGTGTCAAGTCCAGTGTACTTTTTTTAGCGATATAGTCAATAAAAGTCAGCCCAACCTTTTTGCTCTGGTGAGCTTGACTTTTGTCCTTGGTCAACATAAAATCCAAGTAGACCAGAACAAAGGGGGTGGTGAAAGATGTTTGGTAGCGTTATAAAATCCGCTAGAAAGGCTCAAAGAATGACTCAGGAGCAACTTGCAAGGAAGGTTGGGTGTACTAGGACTACTGTTTGTGATTGGGAAGGCGAAAAATATCCTCCGACCGATGTTCAGAAAATCGCTGCTCTGGAAAAGGGATTGGAGTTGCCCGCTTGCTCTCTCTATATGGAGCTGGCCGGGATCATGAAGGAGGAGGCTAGACCCCATGTGATTGTTCCACCTGATCTCAAAACCCTCCAGCGTCGTCTCTGCGACCTGATCGGAGCCATTGAAAAACTCCACTCTGAATGCGACACGCCGGAGGAGGTCATGAGACTGTTACTCGACGTCGGAGATAACGGCGAAATCAATCACCCGGAGAACAGAGCCTTTATCGACCTGCTGGAGACCCTAGCCCCTCTGGCCGGGGAAATCCTTCGGTCGATCAGGCGAGGCGAAAGGGTGGCTTCGTGAAGTGATGTGTACGAAAAGGAAAGCATGAAATAGCCGGGCAGAAGGGGACTTATTTTTATTTGAAGGAGGCGAGGATAAGTGGACGTTGTTGCGGTGGAAACTATCTTGGCGGAGCTTCATGAGACACGGCGAGAGCTCAGCGAAACTCGGCAGGAGGTCCAAGAGACCAGGCGTCTCTTGGAGAAATACCACAACCCTAATCGGTGGATATCGGTTAAGGAGGCGGCCGAAATAGCTGATGTCTCAGAGAGACAGATTTTCCGGTGTGTAAAAAGCGGAGAGATATTTTCGAGGAAATTCGGAGGCAGTCGAAGGGTATCATTCGCCAGCCTAGTTGCCTACACGGCTGAAAGGGCTGCGAAAGCGACCGCATAAGGAGGGGAGATCGTGTCAAAGAAAAAGCCGGTGCTCATTTCGGCCTACTCGAAACAGCGGCAGATGATGGCCAGCGATCGTAAAAAGGCCATGGAGGAAGCTAGAGAGAACCGAGTCAGGGCGGCGATGAACTGCCCGGTGGTGTTCCGCTTGTCGGTGTCTCAGGAGCTTGCGGAGCTAAGGGATCTTCTGGAGCTGGAACGTGCCAATCTGGATTATGCGGCTGGTCTGGTTGAGAAGTATCAAGACTCGTCGGCCCGAAACCGTTATCGCAGGACAGAGCTACAGGTGGCGACCCTGGAACGCAGGGTCAAATACGTAGAAAGGGCGGTGTGTTGAGATGACGCAGGACCTTATGAGGCAATTGGCAAGCAACGCCCATATCTCCATGGGAGACCAGAAACGGAGGGCAAGGACGCGAAGGGCAGTCCGAGTGGCAGAGGGATATATCACCGCCATGATCAGGCGGAGGCAGATCGAGAGCGCCAGGAGATGTTAGCCGTGGATAGAGATAAGGAGTTAGCGGATCTGCGTTTCGAGGTGGCGTTTCTGCGAGAGGCTTATATCCACGCCACAGTGGTGATACAGACCCTCATGGACGAGAGGGACTATCTGTATCAGGACCTTGGAGAGCTTGAAGCTCGCCTTGGTGGGGTCGTATCGGAGTCGGAGGCAGTGTGATGGTCGTCAGGCGGTGTGTCTATTGCAAGTGCCTTATTGATCCTCGGAAATATTACTATCTCGGGGCCAGATGTACCGACATCTGCCAGGAGTGTGGCGATAGGCTGAAAGCCGGTCTCTCACCTTTGGAGCCACAGCTTTACTTCGTGGATCTGGAGGACAGGGCAGATAAAAAGTGCCCACAAGGACAGGCGTCCCAGTGGGCGTGAGAGAAAAACAAGTTAGCGAATGGTCCAGGGAGCTGCAACTCCCTGGACCCCAAGTATATCACAGGAGGGGATCTTCATGGGACAAACGGCAACCAAACCGATCAAGCCGGAAAAGAGGGTCCTTCGTGTCGCCAGAGTGGAGCACCGCTGTGACTGGTGCGGAGGGTCCATCTTCCCCGACGAAAGGTACGTTTATATGGAGTTCTTTCTAAAAAGGCCTACGGTGCGCAAGTTCCACGAGGACTGCTTTAAGGCGATGGCCAAAGACCCAGCGGTAAAGAGCGGCAACTATCGCCGTAGGAACCAGCTCAGGGGCTGTACGGTAGAGGAGAGTCATGGGAGGTAAAGCCATGGAACGGAATATGGTCATAGACAATCGAAAATTCTGGTTTGCCAGGGTGGATATCTCCGTTCTGATGGATGAGGGGAAGGGGATAGACGCATACGCCAAGGCTACCTATGCGGTGCTGTGCGCCTACGCCGGATCTGATCGGGAGTGCTTCCCTAGTGCCGAAACTTTGGCGGCTAAGGTGGGCTGTAGCAGAGACAGGCTTTTTAAGAGCCTGAAAATTCTGGAGGATGCCGGTTGTATCTCTCGTCAGAGCCAAACCAATAAGTCGTTTCAGACGGTCAATAGGTATATCCTCAATGGCTCAAATCCTGTCGAAGGAGTACGCCAAACGGACACCGAGAGTCCGTCAGAAAGACTCCCGCAGTCCGTCTCACGGACCCCTGGTGTACGCCAGGCGGACCCCCGGTGTCCGTCAGACGGACACAGAACTAGAGACATAGAACTAGAACCAAAGAACCATAAAAACATAGTGGGCAAGTCCGCCGAGGAAACGGCGGAACTTCCCCTCGACCCTGTGCCTGGGGAGGCAATGCCCCAGACCCAACCAGGTGAGACACCACCACCTTGTCCCTACAGGGCAATAGCGGATCTGTGGGATAAGGCAATGGTCCCTCTAGGTAAACGAGGCGTCCGAATCCTTTCGGAGGCCAGACAGTCTGCACTCAGGGCCCGATGGAGGAGTCGAGGAGATAACCCCGAAGGGCCAGTGTGGCCGTGGGCTGATCTTGCCACCTGGGAGGCTTATTTTGGCTATGTGGCCGAAAGCAAGTTTCTCGTAGAAGGCCGATTTTGTGATTTTGACTGGGTAATAAAAAAGACTAACTGGATCAAGATCCGGGAGGGGAAATATCACCAGGAGGGAGACTGCCGATGATTCAGAGGGCTACGCTTGATATTCTTGGTCCACTCAAGGCCATGTTGACCCGTAACGGTATTCATGTCCAGGAGAAGTCAGAGTCCGAGAGGTG
This is a stretch of genomic DNA from Dethiosulfovibrio russensis. It encodes these proteins:
- a CDS encoding helix-turn-helix domain-containing protein → MFGSVIKSARKAQRMTQEQLARKVGCTRTTVCDWEGEKYPPTDVQKIAALEKGLELPACSLYMELAGIMKEEARPHVIVPPDLKTLQRRLCDLIGAIEKLHSECDTPEEVMRLLLDVGDNGEINHPENRAFIDLLETLAPLAGEILRSIRRGERVAS
- a CDS encoding helix-turn-helix domain-containing protein — protein: MDVVAVETILAELHETRRELSETRQEVQETRRLLEKYHNPNRWISVKEAAEIADVSERQIFRCVKSGEIFSRKFGGSRRVSFASLVAYTAERAAKATA
- a CDS encoding helix-turn-helix domain-containing protein; the encoded protein is MERNMVIDNRKFWFARVDISVLMDEGKGIDAYAKATYAVLCAYAGSDRECFPSAETLAAKVGCSRDRLFKSLKILEDAGCISRQSQTNKSFQTVNRYILNGSNPVEGVRQTDTESPSERLPQSVSRTPGVRQADPRCPSDGHRTRDIELEPKNHKNIVGKSAEETAELPLDPVPGEAMPQTQPGETPPPCPYRAIADLWDKAMVPLGKRGVRILSEARQSALRARWRSRGDNPEGPVWPWADLATWEAYFGYVAESKFLVEGRFCDFDWVIKKTNWIKIREGKYHQEGDCR
- a CDS encoding helix-turn-helix domain-containing protein is translated as MIRGDEIKRLRKSKGWTQQTLAETVGVTKTTVLDWEKDRYSPVGQNLMSLAKALGVSAAFLMGETDDPSSTQKSASIGILQAMREQTGLSIEEAAALIHLPAEDLEMMEIHEEKADDALKNKLIKAYGKYLAEKDGDIQGMGSKPKKGQSEEDLETLLKMLAAEDPDIVLRFRHVAKNATRLAPEDREFLATLFKAALGKITLEDHTDEY